In the Saccharococcus thermophilus genome, TGCAACGTTAGCCCATCTTTCGTTCCTTTAATCGTTACGTATGATTGTTTTTTTTTCGTCACAACGTTCACCTCAACGAATAATTCTACAAAAAACGTTCATTTTCCTTTTTAATCTTCCTGTTCAAGGCGCTTGATTTTTACGAGCCGTTGCTTCAACGGATAGGAAAGGACAAACAAAAACACTATATTGAGCAATAACGTCGGCCATAGCCGATGGGAACAAAACGTTTGCAATGACATATTGGTTCTTCCAATGAGAAGTTGGATGCCGTACACATAAAATTCAAGAACGGTGATAAAAAAGAGCGCAAGCAAGCAGGCAATAAGCCAATGCTGGTAAAGCACTTTCATCGCTTTTGCAGCGAGATAAGCGATTAATGTAAACGCAAACGCATAAACGCCAAGCAATTCGGTATAGACGCAATCATACAAAAGTCCAAAAATAAACCCGTAAATCATCGCGCGCG is a window encoding:
- the mreD gene encoding rod shape-determining protein MreD; protein product: MKKSLLPFLAILCFVSESIFVDLWPKNDLYIDYFFVPRFFLVFLVFTAIYIGGTRAMIYGFIFGLLYDCVYTELLGVYAFAFTLIAYLAAKAMKVLYQHWLIACLLALFFITVLEFYVYGIQLLIGRTNMSLQTFCSHRLWPTLLLNIVFLFVLSYPLKQRLVKIKRLEQED